The window CCTCTACCGTATCTCCGAGATTTAATCCGAAATTACCAGCAGCGATTGGTTGACCTAATATTTCATCAATGTCATCGAAATAATACTTTTCATCTTCATTGCCATCGCAACAGTAGAAAGAGTCATCCGTAGAAATTTCTTCGACTAGACCACGGTCACTATCAACATCTATCTCATAGTCGTTAACAAGATTAGGATTTTGTGTCTCTAATTGTAGGAAATAGTCATCTCCTGGTTGTACAAAGAGACTACCAGGATTCTCTAGGAAATCAATTCCCAAATCGTCTGCTATATCAGCGACACTTACACGATCGTTACTTTCTATAACTCCACTTCCAATTACTTCTTCCTGTTGAAACTGTTGGTCCCCATTTTTATCGATACCGTAAGAAATTTCGACCGTTCCATCAAGTACGGTTCTTTCAGTAAAGATATCATCAAACAAGTCTAGACTTTCTAGAATAGAATCTTCTACCTCTCCTAGTAAACCCGCATCTTTAGGCGGGGCAGTGAAAAGATAAGTATCTGAAGGATTGTCTTGATTCAGCGTACCCTCTAGTTCAAAGAAAAAGCCTGTGCCGAGATTGTCTGGATTTTGATTTGTACTCATGATTAATCACTCCTAACTTCATAAATTACTAAAGAACAAAAACAACAATGAAGTGAGACTAAAGGTTCTCTCTTTCTTGACAACGCTCTTCGTCAGTTGGACATTCCTCCACCTCAGGAGAATCATCGTTGTCATCGTCGCCATTACTCGAACCGTTGCCACTACAAGCATTAGTCAGCACAACGAGACAGAGTAATAAGAGAAGTTGAAAAAAGCTGAGAGAAGAAAATTTCCGGTTTGCGCTTCTAGCCATCGATAAATTACCTCACTACCGTAAAATCACTCAATTAATTAAGTGATTAAAATCAATTTACTTCCTCAAGGCTACCAACGATAAATAAATCTGTAAAGTGATTTAGAGCAACTTTATTTCATAGAAATCTAATAAAAACCTAATCCCCTCTCTCATAAAGAATTCATACAAAAATGTTTTTAATCACTTCAGTCTAAGATTTTTCTCATCAGGACACTGAAGTTGATTTTTGTTGTCGTGAGTAGGCAAGCACATTCAGCGCGATGATTCCTAGAAGACTAGAAGAAGGGAAACTGGCTGACTTGTGCTTGTGGAAACCCAGTTGCTTTGGCGTGAAACCAGAAATTGTAATCAAAGGGGGCGCGATCGCGTATGCGCAAATGGGAGATGCCAACGCCAGTATTCCCACTCCACAACCCATCGAAATGCGTCCTATGTTTGCTAGTTATGGACGCGCGATCGCTAGTACCTCTCTCACCTTTGTCTCCCAAGCGGGAATGGAAGCCAACCTTGGACAACAACTGGGGTTAGAAAAAACTTTAGTGTCTGTTAGAAATACCCGCAATATTGGGAAAGCTGAGATGAAACTCAACGCTGCTCTACCTGAGATTGAAGTGGATCCAGAAACTTACGAAGTGCGGGCGGATGGGGAACTATTAACCTGTGAACCCGCGACAACTCTACCTATGGCACAACGATATTTCTTATTTTAGGGTTTTCTGTTGAGTTAATTTCGATCATTTCCCAATTAACTAAGGTCTGTCACTCCATGCAATTAACCCCATATCGCTTTCCCTCTCCCTTAATTGTGATTGTCTCGACTCTCTTCTGGACAAGTCTGACTAGTATTGCCAGTGCTACCCCCCTTGCATCAACCGTTTTGGAGAGGGAAATGATTTCCTCTGGTGATCATCAGCTGCCTTTAGAGCGCAATCGTCAACTCGCTCAATTGTTTTACCCAAAACCCAGCGAGAATCAAACGATTCAAGTGATTGGAATTGGTGAAGCTAGCCAAAGCGCTGATCGCGCTGCTTTTACCATACGTTTTACACCAAAAGGAGACAGTCCTTCTTCTTTAGAAGGGATGGGAGTCCCGATATCGATGGCAGACCTTGAACCCTTTGTTGATGCTTTAAAGGCGGAAGGGATAGCGGTGAGTGAAACCCAAATAGCACAATCAAACCCGCAGATGTTGCCATTTCCACTTCCAGGGAACTCTGATTCAGATGGTACAGCGATTATGGTCTCGCTTGAGAATCCCCAACCTGAAGATCTAGACAACGTAATAGAGATCATTCGGACTGTAGAAAAACAGAGTGATCGCTTGAGTTTGAAAACAGCTGAGGTACAGTTCGAGTTAGACAACTGCACTGGGCTAGAGCAAGAAACCTATCAAGCAGCAGTGAAGGATGCCCAAAATCGAGCCCAAGCCATTGCTGACTCCATTGGAGCTACCCTTGATATCCCTGCGGTATCAGAACCCTTTTATTCCCTTGCCTTACCCGGTTGTTCGATAAAAACGTTCTCCTTTTTAAATGAACCGCAAACCTACGAACCCGGCATGGCAACAGAGTTGCAGATCACTCGTCAACTCTTTTTCACCTATCCGATTACTAAAGCATTGCAATAGCAGAAATTGTGAACAGGTTGCGGCACCATACCATTTGACTGCCAACTTTATTTAGGGATTTAATTAACCCCACTTCCTAAGACAAATAAACTGAGTAACGTCCCAGTATTCCATAAACTGTGAACGATCATTGAAGCGAGAATATTGCGCGATCGCGTATACACGATGCCTAAAACTAAACCTAACGCCGTTAACGGTAAAACTTCCGATAAGCTCAAATGGGCAATAGAAAAGAGCAAACTACTCAAGACAATTGCGCCCCACACGGGAAAGTAGCGGGTGAGAGAGGGGAGAAAAAAGCCGCGGAAAATCATCTCTTCAAACAGAGGTGCAGCAATGGCAGCAGTGCTAAAAAAGATCAACAGCGCGATCGGATCTTGGGCTTTTACCGCCAAAAATAAGAGAGGATTACTGCCCCCTTGTCCTTGCCAAATTTGCTGGTTCACAATCGAGATAATTACAACTAAAGGAATTGCCGCTAAATAGCCCCCAATTCCCCAAACCAGCCAGTTATTGCCCCTAAATTGAAACCAACCTTCTGGCAGCGGTAAATAATCACGGATGGAAAAATAAAGGACGGTTAGCCCCCCTGCGGTCATTAAAAAATAGGTTACTAAGACAAATAAAGCCTTCCCCCGAATTGCCCAACCCGTAGGATTAATGCCAGCAATGCCAATCACTAACGGCAGTAAAATTTGACCAATAAAGAAAAAGCCGACCACTAAAACTTGCCAAGTCACTTCCCAATTCCAAGGCGTTTCCCACTTCACATCGGCGTTGGTTGCTAGCACAGCGTCTTTCCCTTGAATCAGCCATTGGCTGAGGAAGAAAAGTAATAAACCAAAGCCAATTAAGCCGCCAATTAAGGGTAAACCCGTCACAATTCCTAACTTGAATAGTGCCCGTTCTGCTTTTTCTTGCCGCGTTGCTTGCAGAGTCGTCAGTGCGGTTTGATTCTCTTCTAACTCATACAGTCGGCTGAGGGCTTCATCTTGAAACCAACCATCGAGACCATTTTTGATTTCGGTTTCTGCGGTATCTGCAATTTGCGGGGGGGTTTGCCATAATCCAGACAACATACTAGCAGTACGAGAAATTTCTTGAAAGCGAGAGCTTTCGGAAAACTCCTGTTGTACTCCTTGCCAAGTTTTTAATGCAGTTGTAATGTTGCCCTGTTTCGCTTGTAAAATCCCAATTTTTAACTCTAATTCAGCAATAAAACCATTAAGTTCTTGAATCGCTGCTGTTAACTGCTGTTGCTGCGGGGACAAATCAGGGACTTGCGCAAGACTTATCTCTGAGGTATCACTCAGTAAACTCTCTCCTGACAATTCTTTTAATTGTGCTTTGAGATCTGAGCGTCGGCTTTTAGCAAACTCTAACGTTTCTTCATACTTTTGCTGGGCATCGGCATAGGGGGTTTCTCCTAATACCGCTTGGGAAGATAGCTGAGAATTTTCACTGCCAGTATCTAAAGCAGTAACATGCAAGGCAAGATTAACTTGGTATAGTTCTAATCGTGCTTGAATTTGCGGCTGGGAAAGGCTACTCCCTAAAGATAGAATAATTTTACCCACTGCAAATAGGGTCAGGATAATTAAGATAAAGCGTTTCAGGGTCATACGATCAACGATTGTGGCAAGGGGCTTCCCACCGATTGTAACTGATACGGAGGATAGAGAAGGAGATGGGGAGAGGGGAGAAAAGAATCAAAACCGACCACTGACTGTTCAATTTTCCGACCTCGATTTGAGCAGTGATGCGGGTCTTCTCCTAGCATTTCAAGCCGAAGAACAGGTACAGATCTTCCTCAAACCCCATACGGCTGATATCGAGGTAGAGGTCTAACTCGGGATGATAGTACAACCAGTCTTGATAACGTTGCCAGAGAGCAGTCTTGTCCATAGTGATTCTTAACTAATTAGCGATCGCGCAAAAAACAGAGTAATCAATTGTGAGTCTTAAAAATTCAGGCTTCGGGTCGATCGCGCAAGGGAGAAGGAAGATGAGCGCGATCGCCCAACCGTTGCAGTAAGGGCCCATGAATATCAAACTTGACAATACTAAGGGCAGATACCGGCATAAAAATGCGATCGCGATAGCGACCCAAATCAATGCCTAACAAACTGCACAGCAGAATCCGAATCGTCGCCTTATGAGACACCACCAGCACCTGACCATCCGGATACTTTTCCTCAATTTCCGCAATCACTAAAGCCGCCCGACTCGCCACTTGCACCGCCGTTTCCCCACCCGTCGGCGGATTCCAAGCCGGTTCGGTCAACCAACTAATATAATCATCAGCATAAAGCTCTTTCACCGTCTCCGGCGTCTGATCCTCCCATTTGCCGTAGTTGAGCTCTCGAATCCCCTCGCGCAATTGCATTTCCAACCCCGTTGCCTCACACAGGGGTTTTGCTGTCGCGATCGTCCGTTTCATCGGACTAGCAAAAACCGCACGCCAAGGAAGGGAACGGTAAGCCTCCGCAAAAGCTTGCGCCATTTCCAACCCTTCTGCCGTCAATTCCGGATCCAGGACTCCGCAATATCCTCCCGTTTGGCTGTGGGTGGTCTCACCATGACGTAGAAAATATAAATGTAAACTCATTTCTTTTCCGAAGCAACTGAACAACATCAATCAGGAAAGGGAGAGTTGGTTGTGGGTTCAATCTTCCCCCAGCCATTCTCTCCCCAATCACGCGCTAACGATTAAGAACGGGAACTATCATAAGGCCATTTCCAGTTGACAATCTCCGGTTGATCTCGTCCTTCTTCAAAGGCATAGTTGAGATGCTCAATAATTTGATTCTGCATCCGTTCTTTGACATAAGCAGCAGCCGAACGCAGTTTCGGCACCCGTTCAATCACATCAATCACTAAATTAAAGCGATCAATCTGGTTTCGGATCGCC of the Cyanobacteria bacterium GSL.Bin1 genome contains:
- a CDS encoding DUF541 domain-containing protein; translation: MQLTPYRFPSPLIVIVSTLFWTSLTSIASATPLASTVLEREMISSGDHQLPLERNRQLAQLFYPKPSENQTIQVIGIGEASQSADRAAFTIRFTPKGDSPSSLEGMGVPISMADLEPFVDALKAEGIAVSETQIAQSNPQMLPFPLPGNSDSDGTAIMVSLENPQPEDLDNVIEIIRTVEKQSDRLSLKTAEVQFELDNCTGLEQETYQAAVKDAQNRAQAIADSIGATLDIPAVSEPFYSLALPGCSIKTFSFLNEPQTYEPGMATELQITRQLFFTYPITKALQ
- a CDS encoding CPBP family intramembrane metalloprotease, which translates into the protein MTLKRFILIILTLFAVGKIILSLGSSLSQPQIQARLELYQVNLALHVTALDTGSENSQLSSQAVLGETPYADAQQKYEETLEFAKSRRSDLKAQLKELSGESLLSDTSEISLAQVPDLSPQQQQLTAAIQELNGFIAELELKIGILQAKQGNITTALKTWQGVQQEFSESSRFQEISRTASMLSGLWQTPPQIADTAETEIKNGLDGWFQDEALSRLYELEENQTALTTLQATRQEKAERALFKLGIVTGLPLIGGLIGFGLLLFFLSQWLIQGKDAVLATNADVKWETPWNWEVTWQVLVVGFFFIGQILLPLVIGIAGINPTGWAIRGKALFVLVTYFLMTAGGLTVLYFSIRDYLPLPEGWFQFRGNNWLVWGIGGYLAAIPLVVIISIVNQQIWQGQGGSNPLLFLAVKAQDPIALLIFFSTAAIAAPLFEEMIFRGFFLPSLTRYFPVWGAIVLSSLLFSIAHLSLSEVLPLTALGLVLGIVYTRSRNILASMIVHSLWNTGTLLSLFVLGSGVN
- a CDS encoding histidine phosphatase family protein, whose amino-acid sequence is MSLHLYFLRHGETTHSQTGGYCGVLDPELTAEGLEMAQAFAEAYRSLPWRAVFASPMKRTIATAKPLCEATGLEMQLREGIRELNYGKWEDQTPETVKELYADDYISWLTEPAWNPPTGGETAVQVASRAALVIAEIEEKYPDGQVLVVSHKATIRILLCSLLGIDLGRYRDRIFMPVSALSIVKFDIHGPLLQRLGDRAHLPSPLRDRPEA